The Trichosurus vulpecula isolate mTriVul1 chromosome 3, mTriVul1.pri, whole genome shotgun sequence genome includes a window with the following:
- the LOC118840695 gene encoding early lactation protein, whose translation MKFTIIALCFALSLAGMTSSEKLLDRIRANSLENLSRLVPSLCLLPPARGNCDSHILRYFYNATSHTCEVFLYSGCNGNGNNFDSLECCLKTCRLNKYRNNN comes from the exons ATGAAATTCACCATCATTGCCCTCTGCTTTGCCCTCAGCCTGGCTGGCATGACCAGTTCAGAAAAACTTCTAG ACCGAATCCGAGCGAACTCCCTGGAGAACCTATCCCGATTGGTTCCATCTTTATGCCTGCTCCCACCTGCGAGGGGCAACTGCGATTCTCACATTCTTCGCTACTTCTACAATGCAACCTCTCACACCTGCGAGGTTTTCCTCTACAGTGGCTGTAACGGCAATGGGAACAATTTTGACTCGCTGGAATGCTGCTTGAAGACCTGCAGACTCAACA AGTACAGGAACAATAACTGA